The Parasteatoda tepidariorum isolate YZ-2023 chromosome X2, CAS_Ptep_4.0, whole genome shotgun sequence genome includes a region encoding these proteins:
- the LOC107443338 gene encoding probable serine/threonine-protein kinase clkA isoform X2, whose protein sequence is MMNFLSLMIIISSTQLFLCSDPNYSAKFSQAQSQEGNVLIYPQRNSDQYLLEKRTIPLLYNSKYQSDPDFQGPFDPWAGRKRSELLKNTQKANKLLNLNRNLNAYQEISNSGKRDFEQGGFNSKPQKRKILSVDEFEDSEDETSQELSDETGNYDCNIGNGLTSCYAERGGAKPTADEMLIPWNSKSLNNFPDQMEIFDTEPDKFEIKKNYSPWGGKRSKVVPFSYSNERGISNYEQEGKITSEFNNRIRNFIFLAGGRNYKGLVAKELKDLNEYIINNFLINSKKSNIRNKRELLKGKKNLNDDVGFYVEEDKLNFKQNNALNSFGSNNKLDWAIDTPNNNINSDQNNYLVEFEGQENQKGQNQNTKQLGEQKIVQNYSSWEEKKIGEFLRDSRSLDDVEIEKEGNQSRNYIQSSPFRNLRNFEPWAGKRNFNIPLIDDVEDNDKCSPSFNCFKKRIIQNERNESKSTLRNLRNFDAWGGKRNYNAWGGKRSYSPWGGKRSYSPWGGKRNYNAWGGKRSYSPWGGKRNYNAWGGKRSYSAWGGKRKYNAWGGKRSYSPWGGKRNYNAWGGKRNNNDEKKSYNPWGGKRSYNAWGGKRSYSPWGGKRANKCENSAGSNSNNGQIKNEDINWLLKSNPNKIKSKGKEITVKKRFFENPKSKLFFVKGDINTWINKTRKFNSWGGKRTLLF, encoded by the coding sequence ATGATGAATTTTTTATCTCTGATGATCATAATATCCTCAACTCAGCTTTTTCTGTGTTCCGATCCAAACTATTCAGCTAAGTTTTCTCAAGCCCAAAGTCAAGAGGGAAACGTTCTCATATATCCTCAGAGAAATTCAGATCAATATCTTCTTGAAAAGAGAACGATACCATTACTGTACAATTCCAAGTATCAATCTGATCCAGATTTCCAGGGACCGTTTGATCCCTGGGCAGGACGAAAACGATctgaattattaaagaatacccaaaaagcaaacaaacttttaaatttaaacaggaACTTAAATGCTTATCAAGAAATAAGCAATAGCGGTAAACGTGACTTTGAACAAGGCGGCTTTAATTCCAAACCACAAAAGAGGAAGATTTTATCTGTTGATGAATTCGAAGACTCTGAAGACGAAACAAGCCAAGAACTTTCTGATGAGACAGGAAATTATGACTGTAATATCGGAAATGGTTTAACATCTTGTTATGCTGAAAGGGGTGGAGCTAAGCCTACTGCAGATGAAATGTTAATTCCTTGGAacagtaaaagtttaaataattttcctgaTCAAATGGAAATATTTGACACAGAACctgataaatttgaaataaaaaagaattatagtcCTTGGGGAGGAAAGAGGTCAAAAGTGGTTCCTTTCAGTTATTCAAATGAGAGGGGGATTTCGAATTATGAACAAGAAGGAAAAATTACTTCAGAATTTAATAACCGTATaaggaatttcatttttttagctGGGGGAAGGAACTACAAAGGACTAGTTGCTAAGGAATTAAAGGATTTAAATgagtatataataaataactttttaataaattcaaaaaagtcaaacataagaaataaaagggagcttttaaaagggaaaaaaaatttaaatgatgatgTGGGCTTTTATGTTGAAgaggataaattaaattttaagcaaaataatgctttaaattcatttggaagcaataataaattagattgGGCTATTGATACTccaaataataacattaattctgatcaaaataattatttagttgaaTTTGAAGGTCAAGAAAATCAAAAAGGTCAAAATCAAAACACAAAGCAGTTGGGTgaacaaaaaattgttcaaaattatagctcgtgggaagaaaaaaaaattggggagTTTTTGCGGGACAGTAGGAGTTTGGATGATGTGGAAATTGAAAAGGAAGGAAATCAGTCGAGAAATTACATTCAAAGTAGTCCTTTTAGAAATCTTCGAAATTTTGAACCATGGGCagggaaaagaaattttaatatcccTTTAATTGATGATGTGGAAGATAATGATAAATGTTCTCCTAGTTTCAATTGCTTCAAAAAACGCATTATCCAAAATGAGAGAAATGAGTCCAAATCAACGTTAAGAAATCTCCGAAATTTTGATGCTTGGGGTggaaaaagaaactataatgCATGGGGCGGAAAGCGAAGTTATAGTCCTTGGGGTGGAAAGCGAAGTTACAGTCCATGGggaggaaaaagaaattacaacGCTTGGGGAGGAAAGCGAAGTTACAGTCCTTGGGGAgggaaaagaaattataacGCTTGGGGAGGAAAACGAAGTTACAGTGCTTGGGGagggaaaagaaaatacaatgcTTGGGGTGGAAAACGAAGTTACAGTCCTTGGggaggaaaaagaaattataacgCTTGGGGAGGAAAACGAAACAACAAtgatgaaaagaaaagttaCAATCCTTGGGGTGGAAAAAGAAGTTACAATGCATGGGGCGGGAAGAGAAGTTATAGTCCTTGGGGTGGAAAAAGAGCCAACAAATGCGAAAATTCTGCAGGAAGTAATTCTAATAACGgccaaataaaaaatgaagatattaattggcttttgaaatcaaatcctaataaaataaaaagtaagggGAAAGAAATTACTgttaagaaaagattttttgaaaacccAAAATCAAAATTGTTCTTTGTTAAAGGCGATATTAATACTtggataaataaaacaagaaaatttaattcctgGGGAGGAAAAAGAACTTTATTGTTTTAG
- the LOC107443344 gene encoding facilitated trehalose transporter Tret1, translating to MDRRHTDPVKERTTSSTSDNSITEYVNDAFEDSELQLSKVVSVNVEKDLTWVKNPISDLPESKSNKNLQNFVDTTESEKCIEEPIALLHIRKMYLAAFVVLLFAVCMGMTATYSATATVDMGKPHSTIKPDDEEISWIGSLMAIGALFGGFAASFLTNYLGRKGTLMFNTIPSVAGWCMIAYADTLGMIYAARIVTGFCTGVISVATPMYLVEISTPEVRGLLGSSFQLFVVTGVLFIAGLGSVLTWRHSAVASAITCLVAAALMVPMPESPKWLISKEKRNEAKKAIIFLQGKEFDTEGELYNMEEEIKSQPKSSVQLKELAYPEFYKPLIYSVLLMFFQQFSGVNAIMFYCAKIFENAKSSMDSIQATIVVAVVQVIATLAASLLMDKAGRKILLMTSSVFMAISLIIFGGFSFAKYEDETIVLKYGWVPLLCLMSFIAAFSLGFGPAPWLMVAEMTSARFRGVISGSATTLNWCFVFMVTKLYHAEEQLLHDFGVYFSYSVICVISIFFTYFWLPETKGKTLEEIQERFRKSSILSVQN from the exons atggaTCGAAGACATACAGATCCAGTAAAGGAACGGACAACTTCTTCTACAAGCGATAACTCAATAACTGAATACGTAAATGATGCCTTTGAAGATTCAGAGTTACAACTGAGCAAAGTTGTAAGTGTCAATGTCGAGAAAGATCTCACTTGGGTAAAAAATCCAATTAGTGATTTACCAGAAAGTAAAAGTAACAAGAATTTACAGAATTTTGTAGATACTACTGAATCTGAAAAATGTATAGAAGAACCAATCGCTCTTCTACACATAAGGAAAATGTATCTGGCAGcatttgttgttttattatttgctgTATGTATGGGCATGACGGCAACATACTCTGCAACAGCAACTGTGGATATGGGAAAGCCACATAGTACTATTAAACCAGATGACGAAGAAATATCCTGGATTGGTAGTTTAATGGCAATTGGGGCATTATTTGGTGGATTTGCTGCAA GTTTCCTTACAAATTACTTGGGAAGAAAAGGAACCCTTATGTTTAACACCATTCCTTCCGTAGCTGGATGGTGTATGATAGCGTATGCTGATACTCTAGGAATGATATATGCCGCACGTATCGTAACAGGTTTCTGTACAGGAGTCATATCTGTAGCTACACCAATGTATTTAGTAGAAATTTCTACTCCCGAAGTTCGAGGTCTTCTTGGATCAAGTTTTCAGCTATTTGTTGTTACTGGAGTTCTATTCATTGCCGGATTGGGATCTGTCTTAACATGGAGACATTCAGCCGTAGCTTCAGCTATTACATGTTTAGTGGCTGCTGCTTTAATGGTGCCAATGCCCGAATCCCCAAAATggttaatttcaaaagaaaaacgcAATGAAGCTAAGAAAGccataatatttttgcaaggTAAGGAATTTGACACAGAAGGTGAATTATATAATATGGAGGAAGAAATCAAATCACAACCTAAATCCAGTGTTCAACTGAAGGAATTAGCTTACCCTGAATTTTATAAGCCTTTAATTTATTCAGTTCTCCTCATGTTTTTCCAACAATTCAGTGGCGTCAATGCAATTATGTTTTATTGTgcgaaaatatttgaaaacgcCAAAAGTAGCATGGATTCCATACAAGCTACTATTGTCGTTGCAGTTGTACAAGTAATTGCTACTCTAGCTGCCAGTCTTTTAATGGACAAAGCTggtagaaaaatattgctcatgACTTCAAGTGTTTTCATGGCAATAAGTCTAATCATATTTGGCGGATTTAGCTTTGCTAAGTATGAGGatgaaacaattgttttaaaatacggTTGGGTGCCTTTATTATGTCTAATGTCATTTATAGCAGCTTTTTCGCTTGGATTTGGTCCTGCTCCGTGGTTAATGGTTGCAGAAATGACATCTGCGCGATTTCGAGGAGTAATTAGTGGTTCTGCAACAACTCTAAATTGGTGTTTTGTGTTTATGGTGACTAAACTTTACCATGCAGAAGAACAATTATTACATGATTTCGGAGTGTATTTTTCATATTCCGTTATATGtgtaattagtatatttttcacatatttctgGTTGCCTGAGACTAAAGGAAAAACTTTAGAGGAAATTCAAGAAAGATTCAGAAAGTCATCAATTTTAAGTGTACAgaattaa
- the LOC107443338 gene encoding uncharacterized protein isoform X1 yields MFLEIRVVQKLEHRLMMNFLSLMIIISSTQLFLCSDPNYSAKFSQAQSQEGNVLIYPQRNSDQYLLEKRTIPLLYNSKYQSDPDFQGPFDPWAGRKRSELLKNTQKANKLLNLNRNLNAYQEISNSGKRDFEQGGFNSKPQKRKILSVDEFEDSEDETSQELSDETGNYDCNIGNGLTSCYAERGGAKPTADEMLIPWNSKSLNNFPDQMEIFDTEPDKFEIKKNYSPWGGKRSKVVPFSYSNERGISNYEQEGKITSEFNNRIRNFIFLAGGRNYKGLVAKELKDLNEYIINNFLINSKKSNIRNKRELLKGKKNLNDDVGFYVEEDKLNFKQNNALNSFGSNNKLDWAIDTPNNNINSDQNNYLVEFEGQENQKGQNQNTKQLGEQKIVQNYSSWEEKKIGEFLRDSRSLDDVEIEKEGNQSRNYIQSSPFRNLRNFEPWAGKRNFNIPLIDDVEDNDKCSPSFNCFKKRIIQNERNESKSTLRNLRNFDAWGGKRNYNAWGGKRSYSPWGGKRSYSPWGGKRNYNAWGGKRSYSPWGGKRNYNAWGGKRSYSAWGGKRKYNAWGGKRSYSPWGGKRNYNAWGGKRNNNDEKKSYNPWGGKRSYNAWGGKRSYSPWGGKRANKCENSAGSNSNNGQIKNEDINWLLKSNPNKIKSKGKEITVKKRFFENPKSKLFFVKGDINTWINKTRKFNSWGGKRTLLF; encoded by the exons ATGTTTCTCGAAATAAGAGTGGTTCAAAAACTCGAACACA ggttGATGATGAATTTTTTATCTCTGATGATCATAATATCCTCAACTCAGCTTTTTCTGTGTTCCGATCCAAACTATTCAGCTAAGTTTTCTCAAGCCCAAAGTCAAGAGGGAAACGTTCTCATATATCCTCAGAGAAATTCAGATCAATATCTTCTTGAAAAGAGAACGATACCATTACTGTACAATTCCAAGTATCAATCTGATCCAGATTTCCAGGGACCGTTTGATCCCTGGGCAGGACGAAAACGATctgaattattaaagaatacccaaaaagcaaacaaacttttaaatttaaacaggaACTTAAATGCTTATCAAGAAATAAGCAATAGCGGTAAACGTGACTTTGAACAAGGCGGCTTTAATTCCAAACCACAAAAGAGGAAGATTTTATCTGTTGATGAATTCGAAGACTCTGAAGACGAAACAAGCCAAGAACTTTCTGATGAGACAGGAAATTATGACTGTAATATCGGAAATGGTTTAACATCTTGTTATGCTGAAAGGGGTGGAGCTAAGCCTACTGCAGATGAAATGTTAATTCCTTGGAacagtaaaagtttaaataattttcctgaTCAAATGGAAATATTTGACACAGAACctgataaatttgaaataaaaaagaattatagtcCTTGGGGAGGAAAGAGGTCAAAAGTGGTTCCTTTCAGTTATTCAAATGAGAGGGGGATTTCGAATTATGAACAAGAAGGAAAAATTACTTCAGAATTTAATAACCGTATaaggaatttcatttttttagctGGGGGAAGGAACTACAAAGGACTAGTTGCTAAGGAATTAAAGGATTTAAATgagtatataataaataactttttaataaattcaaaaaagtcaaacataagaaataaaagggagcttttaaaagggaaaaaaaatttaaatgatgatgTGGGCTTTTATGTTGAAgaggataaattaaattttaagcaaaataatgctttaaattcatttggaagcaataataaattagattgGGCTATTGATACTccaaataataacattaattctgatcaaaataattatttagttgaaTTTGAAGGTCAAGAAAATCAAAAAGGTCAAAATCAAAACACAAAGCAGTTGGGTgaacaaaaaattgttcaaaattatagctcgtgggaagaaaaaaaaattggggagTTTTTGCGGGACAGTAGGAGTTTGGATGATGTGGAAATTGAAAAGGAAGGAAATCAGTCGAGAAATTACATTCAAAGTAGTCCTTTTAGAAATCTTCGAAATTTTGAACCATGGGCagggaaaagaaattttaatatcccTTTAATTGATGATGTGGAAGATAATGATAAATGTTCTCCTAGTTTCAATTGCTTCAAAAAACGCATTATCCAAAATGAGAGAAATGAGTCCAAATCAACGTTAAGAAATCTCCGAAATTTTGATGCTTGGGGTggaaaaagaaactataatgCATGGGGCGGAAAGCGAAGTTATAGTCCTTGGGGTGGAAAGCGAAGTTACAGTCCATGGggaggaaaaagaaattacaacGCTTGGGGAGGAAAGCGAAGTTACAGTCCTTGGGGAgggaaaagaaattataacGCTTGGGGAGGAAAACGAAGTTACAGTGCTTGGGGagggaaaagaaaatacaatgcTTGGGGTGGAAAACGAAGTTACAGTCCTTGGggaggaaaaagaaattataacgCTTGGGGAGGAAAACGAAACAACAAtgatgaaaagaaaagttaCAATCCTTGGGGTGGAAAAAGAAGTTACAATGCATGGGGCGGGAAGAGAAGTTATAGTCCTTGGGGTGGAAAAAGAGCCAACAAATGCGAAAATTCTGCAGGAAGTAATTCTAATAACGgccaaataaaaaatgaagatattaattggcttttgaaatcaaatcctaataaaataaaaagtaagggGAAAGAAATTACTgttaagaaaagattttttgaaaacccAAAATCAAAATTGTTCTTTGTTAAAGGCGATATTAATACTtggataaataaaacaagaaaatttaattcctgGGGAGGAAAAAGAACTTTATTGTTTTAG
- the LOC107443339 gene encoding uncharacterized protein has protein sequence MSMRGWPYLILVPIIISLSFASLMPDNVEFGDSEISKDSLSALRQMLIQNMLRPKDFDDSLVRIREAGPKRAHARRFDQLPPGFVGVRGKKSEKSKIKEPVPGFLGVRGKKSHQSSYLSNEEIRSQFNNRRDNAVNKCIQNELAKVQALE, from the exons A tgtcGATGAGAGGCTGGCCATATCTTATTTTAGTACCTATTATCATTTCTCTCAGTTTTGCTTCTTTGATGCCCGACAATGTGGAATTTGGAGATTCAGAG ATTTCAAAAGATTCTCTCTCTGCGCTACGACAAATGCTGATCCAAAATATGCTACGTCCAAAAGATTTTGATGATTCACTTGTACGCATCAGAGAAGCTGGACCAAAGCGCGCACATGCTCGCAGATTCGATCAATTGCCTCCGGGGTTTGTCGGAGTTCGAGGCAAAAAgtcagaaaaaagtaaaattaaagagcCTGTTCCCGGATTTTTGGGTGTTCgtggaaaaaaatctcatcaatCATCATATTTAAGCAATGAAGAAATACGAAGCCAATTCAACAACCGTCGAGACAATgctgtaaataaatgtattcaaaatgaaCTGGCCAAAGTTCAGgcattagaataa